A single genomic interval of Desulfarculaceae bacterium harbors:
- a CDS encoding molecular chaperone TorD family protein produces MSEQEDYTPAQEAVLDGLAMLARLYWGPDAELCADLAGPEGGELISELAAMLPAASPALRSLSARLAGAEAKELCAELEPGYVSMFVSKPGGVPAPLYHSCYVGEGRVMGPPAEAMAQRLEAEGLALEEKPGEPPDHLAVELEYLIYLLEESWDGERPGGEAEAAELAGRFMLPWVREFAARQEEADPGAVYSLVAKLLIALLELVEAEAGGIA; encoded by the coding sequence ATGAGCGAGCAGGAAGACTACACCCCCGCGCAGGAAGCGGTGCTGGACGGGTTGGCGATGCTGGCCCGGCTCTACTGGGGGCCGGACGCCGAGCTCTGCGCAGACCTGGCCGGGCCCGAAGGAGGCGAGTTGATCAGCGAGCTGGCCGCCATGCTTCCCGCCGCCTCCCCTGCCCTGCGCTCGCTGAGCGCCCGCCTGGCCGGGGCCGAAGCCAAAGAGCTCTGCGCCGAGCTGGAGCCCGGCTACGTTAGCATGTTCGTGTCCAAACCCGGCGGAGTGCCCGCCCCCCTGTATCACTCCTGCTACGTGGGCGAGGGACGGGTGATGGGCCCGCCCGCCGAGGCCATGGCCCAGCGTCTGGAGGCCGAGGGCCTGGCCTTGGAAGAGAAGCCCGGCGAGCCGCCGGACCACCTGGCCGTGGAGCTCGAGTACCTCATTTATCTCTTGGAAGAGTCCTGGGACGGCGAGCGCCCGGGCGGCGAGGCCGAGGCGGCCGAGCTGGCGGGGCGTTTCATGCTGCCTTGGGTGCGCGAATTCGCCGCGCGGCAGGAAGAGGCCGACCCCGGTGCGGTCTATTCCCTGGTGGCCAAGCTCTTGATCGCCTTGCTGGAGCTGGTGGAGGCCGAGGCCGGCGGGATCGCCTAG
- a CDS encoding cytidylate kinase-like family protein has translation MAILSISRQFGAGGKTLGERVARRLGYEFVDEGLLQKVAEQANVSLKWVEGVQREAGGRLMRILSSLVPSSFIDRHLGESGSDFDEKRYVEFLTRIILDLAAEDNVIILGRGSQFILRHNPDALRILLVAERADRIKFMEDMYNMTPDKAEAMVTREARKRERFLSNFYKGDPNDPSLYHMVLNTSLVPLEAAEEQITELVLGAVDATAEPIWD, from the coding sequence ATGGCGATACTTAGCATTTCGCGGCAGTTCGGTGCCGGCGGCAAGACCCTGGGAGAGCGGGTGGCCAGGCGCTTGGGCTACGAGTTCGTGGACGAGGGGCTTTTGCAAAAGGTGGCCGAGCAGGCCAACGTTTCGCTCAAGTGGGTGGAGGGCGTGCAACGCGAGGCCGGCGGCCGCCTGATGCGCATCCTGAGCAGCCTGGTGCCCTCCAGCTTCATCGACCGCCATTTGGGCGAAAGCGGCTCGGACTTCGACGAGAAGCGCTACGTGGAGTTCCTCACCCGCATCATCCTGGACCTGGCCGCGGAGGACAACGTGATCATCCTGGGCCGGGGCAGCCAGTTCATCCTGCGCCACAACCCCGACGCCCTGCGCATTTTGCTGGTGGCCGAGCGGGCCGACCGCATCAAGTTCATGGAGGACATGTACAACATGACCCCGGACAAGGCCGAGGCCATGGTCACCCGCGAGGCCCGCAAGCGCGAGCGTTTCCTGTCCAACTTCTACAAGGGCGACCCCAACGACCCCAGCCTGTATCATATGGTGCTCAACACCAGCCTGGTGCCGCTGGAGGCGGCCGAGGAGCAGATAACCGAGCTGGTGCTGGGGGCGGTGGACGCCACGGCGGAGCCCATCTGGGACTGA
- a CDS encoding monovalent cation/H+ antiporter subunit D family protein has product MPTVHSIVPLLAVLVSLAALPGIILARRRPNLRETVTFAAAGLKLILVASLLPTLLAGREVVLDLVQVLPGAPLALRVDAFGLLFALVSSSLWIVTSAYSIGYMRGLDEHSQTRYYCFFAVALSATIGVAFSANLFTLYLFYEMLSLATYPLVTHHQDAEARTSGRKYLFYIMGASIALALPAMIIAYQQAGTLAFGPAGFLAGKVSPLMAGVLLFMFVFGFAKAGIMPLHSWLPAAMVAPTPVSALLHAVAVVKVGVFCILRVITGVFGVGLLKSLDLGMAVAWVAAFTIITASLIALSQDGLKRRLAFSTIGQLSYIVLGLALLSPKGMIGGSLHIAMHAFGKITLFMCAGAIFVATGKKNVSQMSGLGKRMPWTMAAFLVGSLSVIGLPPAGGFISKWYLVLGCLQAGSIGLLVVLLVSSLLNAAYFLPIVYRAYFKPPAEEAWLEGRDEGPAAAWVPPLITAACCLILFFYPQPFLRLASMAVAGLVGGS; this is encoded by the coding sequence ATGCCCACGGTGCACTCCATAGTCCCCCTCCTGGCGGTGCTGGTCTCCCTGGCCGCGCTGCCGGGCATCATCCTGGCCCGCCGCCGCCCCAACCTGCGCGAGACGGTCACCTTCGCGGCCGCCGGGCTCAAGCTGATCCTGGTGGCCTCGCTGCTGCCCACCCTGCTGGCGGGCCGCGAGGTGGTGCTGGATTTGGTGCAGGTGTTGCCCGGCGCGCCCCTGGCCCTGCGGGTGGACGCCTTCGGCCTGCTGTTTGCCCTGGTCTCCTCCAGCCTGTGGATCGTGACCAGCGCCTATTCCATAGGCTATATGCGCGGCCTGGACGAGCACTCCCAGACCCGCTACTACTGCTTCTTCGCGGTGGCCCTTTCGGCCACCATCGGGGTGGCCTTCAGCGCCAACCTGTTCACCCTGTACCTCTTCTACGAAATGCTCTCCCTGGCCACCTATCCCCTGGTCACCCATCACCAGGACGCCGAGGCCCGCACCTCGGGGCGCAAGTACCTCTTCTACATCATGGGGGCCAGCATCGCCCTGGCCCTGCCGGCCATGATCATCGCCTATCAGCAGGCCGGCACCCTGGCCTTCGGCCCGGCCGGTTTCCTGGCGGGCAAGGTGAGCCCGCTCATGGCCGGGGTGCTCTTGTTCATGTTCGTCTTCGGATTCGCCAAGGCGGGCATCATGCCCCTGCACTCCTGGCTGCCCGCGGCCATGGTGGCCCCCACCCCGGTCAGCGCCCTGCTGCACGCGGTGGCCGTGGTCAAGGTAGGCGTGTTCTGCATCCTCAGGGTGATCACCGGCGTCTTCGGGGTGGGCTTGCTCAAAAGCCTGGACCTGGGCATGGCCGTGGCCTGGGTGGCCGCCTTCACCATCATCACCGCCTCGCTCATCGCGCTGAGCCAGGACGGGCTCAAGCGGCGGCTGGCCTTTTCCACCATCGGCCAGCTCTCCTACATCGTGCTGGGCCTGGCCCTGCTTTCGCCCAAGGGCATGATCGGCGGCAGCCTGCACATCGCCATGCACGCCTTTGGCAAGATCACCCTGTTCATGTGCGCCGGGGCCATCTTCGTGGCCACGGGCAAGAAGAACGTCAGTCAGATGAGCGGCCTGGGCAAGCGCATGCCCTGGACCATGGCCGCCTTCCTGGTGGGCAGCCTCAGCGTGATCGGCCTGCCCCCGGCGGGCGGCTTCATCAGCAAGTGGTACCTGGTGCTGGGCTGCTTGCAGGCCGGCTCCATCGGCCTGCTGGTGGTGCTCTTGGTCAGCTCGCTTTTAAACGCGGCCTACTTTTTGCCCATTGTTTATCGGGCCTATTTCAAGCCACCGGCCGAGGAGGCCTGGCTGGAGGGCCGCGACGAGGGCCCGGCCGCGGCCTGGGTGCCGCCGCTGATCACCGCGGCCTGCTGTTTGATCCTGTTCTTTTATCCCCAGCCCTTCCTGCGCCTGGCCTCGATGGCCGTGGCCGGGCTGGTGGGAGGCTCGTGA
- a CDS encoding cytochrome b/b6 domain-containing protein — protein MSSRQIPRHTRAGIFIHWFNAACWFFLLATGVALISNPELNPLGAWYPKAVRAVFMGGGNLLVAHWLVAFIWLAVWVVYLFWGMNRFVAPFLNSAFTIEPNRDIQWMIKKNLQMMVGYKMMAKLVKPLGYDGTMPDQGYYNVGQKLAAQGLIFGALALVGTGFIMFASKYFLTAADSWLVQWSITVHFIAAGVTTALLILHIYMAAISKDERPAFISMFTGTVPAEYAKHHHRLWYDELEDSKPSEVG, from the coding sequence ATGAGTAGCCGCCAGATCCCCCGCCACACCCGGGCGGGCATCTTCATTCATTGGTTCAACGCGGCCTGTTGGTTCTTCCTGCTGGCCACCGGCGTGGCCCTCATCTCCAACCCGGAGCTCAACCCCCTGGGCGCCTGGTATCCCAAGGCGGTGCGCGCGGTGTTCATGGGCGGCGGCAACCTGCTGGTGGCCCACTGGCTGGTGGCCTTCATCTGGCTGGCGGTGTGGGTGGTCTATCTTTTCTGGGGAATGAACCGCTTCGTGGCCCCGTTCCTCAACTCGGCGTTCACCATCGAGCCCAACCGCGACATCCAGTGGATGATCAAGAAGAACCTGCAAATGATGGTGGGCTACAAGATGATGGCCAAGTTGGTCAAGCCCCTGGGCTACGACGGAACCATGCCCGACCAGGGCTACTACAACGTTGGCCAGAAGCTGGCCGCCCAGGGTCTCATCTTCGGCGCCCTGGCCCTGGTGGGCACCGGCTTCATCATGTTCGCCAGCAAGTACTTCCTCACCGCGGCCGACTCCTGGCTGGTGCAGTGGTCCATCACCGTGCACTTCATCGCCGCCGGGGTTACCACCGCCCTGTTGATCCTGCACATCTACATGGCCGCCATCAGCAAGGATGAGCGCCCGGCCTTTATTTCCATGTTCACCGGAACCGTGCCGGCCGAGTATGCCAAGCATCACCACCGGCTCTGGTACGACGAGCTAGAGGATTCCAAACCATCGGAGGTAGGATAA
- a CDS encoding redoxin domain-containing protein, producing MSLGYKNVLRYAGGWHGWLAHQGKAAQELPPAGLKKGDYFPSCRLVLLDKASDRAYLGIKHQEPAFSLEDVDADYLFVELYDELCFGCLKEVASYNHLFIEFNQDPLLSKRMKMLGLGVGSLNREVMRFRRQKKVLFPLFADRRREVFNCLGKPGLPVAYLIKHTGPGRWKILAIMSGHIGDTHALLKRIKAAMATGAP from the coding sequence GTGAGCCTGGGCTACAAGAACGTACTGCGCTACGCCGGGGGATGGCACGGCTGGCTGGCCCACCAGGGCAAGGCCGCCCAGGAGCTGCCTCCGGCCGGGCTAAAGAAAGGGGACTACTTCCCCTCCTGCCGCCTGGTGCTCTTGGACAAGGCTTCCGACCGCGCCTACCTGGGCATCAAGCACCAGGAGCCGGCCTTCTCCCTGGAGGACGTGGACGCGGACTATCTTTTCGTGGAGCTCTACGACGAGCTATGTTTCGGTTGCCTCAAGGAGGTGGCCTCCTACAACCACCTGTTCATCGAGTTCAACCAGGACCCCCTGCTCAGCAAGCGCATGAAGATGCTGGGCCTGGGCGTGGGCAGCCTCAACCGCGAGGTGATGCGCTTTCGCCGCCAGAAGAAGGTGCTCTTCCCCCTGTTCGCCGACCGCCGCCGCGAGGTTTTCAACTGCCTGGGCAAGCCCGGGCTGCCGGTGGCCTACCTGATCAAGCACACCGGCCCCGGCCGCTGGAAGATACTGGCCATCATGTCCGGGCACATCGGGGACACCCACGCTTTATTGAAGCGGATCAAGGCGGCCATGGCCACCGGGGCGCCCTAG
- a CDS encoding rhodanese-like domain-containing protein: MAVVLAALLLAALPALAAAPAWWAQAKAQADQYGYGLIDDAGLDKLLASDKDFLLLDVRPDYEYAQGHIKGAKNLEFHLGDRLTLDPAKAKRFEALAGPDRGRLLVIYCRSFR, encoded by the coding sequence TTGGCCGTGGTCCTGGCGGCGCTGCTGCTGGCGGCTCTGCCCGCTTTGGCGGCCGCGCCCGCCTGGTGGGCCCAGGCCAAGGCCCAGGCCGACCAGTACGGCTACGGCCTGATCGACGACGCGGGCCTGGACAAGCTCTTGGCCTCGGACAAGGACTTTTTGCTCCTGGACGTGCGGCCGGACTACGAGTACGCCCAGGGCCACATCAAGGGAGCCAAGAACCTGGAGTTCCACCTGGGCGACCGCCTAACGCTGGACCCAGCCAAAGCCAAGCGCTTCGAGGCGCTGGCCGGGCCGGACCGTGGCCGCCTGCTGGTGATCTACTGCCGCTCCTTCCGCTGA
- a CDS encoding 4Fe-4S dicluster domain-containing protein → MMAKQLGMVIDADSCIDCKGCMAACKVANEVPGDNWRNWIKDGEMDWNAKGKRRMVFQPGNCMQCDKPTCVTACPTGATYKSKADGVVLIDRGLCIGCGQCIKACPYGARYRNDKLKVADKCDFCRSRREVGLEPACVSTCPTKARAFGDLNDPASPAGKLYAAQKDKAVQVVNAESNTDPNIYYLGAPGNKHWPVKAQMPSAFTFWKNVADPGVKVLMGLMGVGVLAMLGKQLVMKNDAPEEHHGEDGHE, encoded by the coding sequence GGCATGGTGATCGACGCCGACTCCTGCATCGACTGCAAGGGCTGCATGGCCGCCTGCAAGGTGGCCAACGAGGTGCCGGGAGACAACTGGCGCAACTGGATCAAGGACGGCGAGATGGACTGGAACGCCAAGGGCAAGAGGCGCATGGTGTTCCAGCCGGGCAACTGCATGCAGTGCGACAAACCCACCTGCGTAACCGCCTGTCCCACCGGGGCCACCTACAAGAGCAAGGCGGACGGGGTGGTGTTGATCGACCGCGGCCTGTGCATCGGCTGCGGCCAGTGCATCAAGGCCTGCCCCTACGGGGCCCGCTACCGCAACGACAAGCTCAAGGTGGCCGACAAGTGCGACTTCTGCCGCAGCCGCCGCGAGGTGGGCCTGGAGCCGGCCTGCGTTAGCACCTGTCCCACCAAGGCGCGGGCCTTCGGCGACCTCAACGATCCCGCCTCGCCGGCGGGCAAGCTCTACGCCGCCCAGAAGGACAAGGCGGTGCAGGTGGTCAACGCCGAGAGCAACACCGATCCCAACATCTACTACCTGGGCGCGCCGGGCAACAAGCACTGGCCGGTCAAGGCCCAGATGCCCTCGGCTTTCACCTTCTGGAAAAACGTGGCCGATCCCGGGGTCAAGGTGCTCATGGGCCTGATGGGCGTGGGCGTGCTGGCCATGCTAGGCAAGCAACTGGTCATGAAAAACGACGCTCCCGAGGAGCATCACGGGGAGGACGGCCATGAGTAG
- a CDS encoding Na+/H+ antiporter subunit E, whose amino-acid sequence MPQTQPPEDRYKAEADLVSGRVRPVKRVYSFLFVFPTMMAFWVVFSGRFDAFHLSLGVISCALVAWFSGDLFFPRPPHPRQTVILWLRFPRYVPWLMYQIVLANLHLLRLTFHPRLYDLIDPHIIRFRSTMTSELALLSLANSITLTPGTITVRCSPDGDFAVHAIDRASAEALPGEMERRVAHTFGED is encoded by the coding sequence ATGCCGCAGACGCAGCCACCCGAGGATCGCTACAAAGCCGAAGCCGACCTGGTCTCGGGCCGGGTCCGCCCCGTCAAACGCGTCTACTCCTTCCTCTTCGTTTTCCCCACCATGATGGCCTTTTGGGTGGTGTTCTCCGGGCGTTTCGACGCCTTCCACCTGAGCCTGGGCGTCATCTCCTGCGCCCTGGTGGCCTGGTTCTCGGGCGACCTTTTCTTCCCCCGCCCGCCCCATCCCCGCCAGACAGTTATCTTATGGCTGCGCTTCCCCCGCTATGTGCCCTGGCTCATGTACCAGATCGTACTGGCCAACCTGCACCTGTTGCGCCTCACCTTCCATCCCCGCCTGTATGACCTCATCGACCCCCACATCATCCGTTTCCGATCCACCATGACCAGCGAGCTGGCCCTGTTGTCCCTGGCCAACTCCATCACCCTGACCCCCGGCACCATAACCGTGCGCTGCTCGCCGGACGGCGATTTCGCTGTGCACGCCATCGACCGGGCCTCGGCCGAGGCCCTCCCCGGCGAAATGGAACGCCGGGTGGCCCACACCTTTGGGGAGGATTGA
- the mnhG gene encoding monovalent cation/H(+) antiporter subunit G, which yields MSILVTVMLALGLVFFAGAAVGILRFPDFYSRLHPAGKMDTLGSFLMLAALAVQELRHFDLDHVLVAVKIMLIVLFYFIASPTATHAIVDAGLRAGQSAWTKPRGGRS from the coding sequence ATGAGCATCCTGGTGACGGTCATGTTGGCCCTGGGGCTGGTGTTCTTCGCCGGGGCGGCGGTGGGCATCCTGCGCTTCCCGGATTTTTATTCCCGCCTGCACCCGGCCGGCAAGATGGACACCTTGGGCAGCTTCCTCATGCTGGCCGCCCTGGCGGTGCAGGAGCTGAGGCACTTTGACCTGGACCACGTGCTGGTGGCCGTAAAAATCATGCTCATCGTGCTGTTCTATTTCATCGCCAGCCCCACGGCCACCCACGCCATCGTGGACGCGGGGCTGCGGGCCGGGCAGAGCGCCTGGACCAAGCCTCGGGGGGGGCGCTCATGA
- a CDS encoding DUF4040 domain-containing protein produces MIWQIDLAVLILVVICAIGALAVKDLVGASILFGAYSFLMCILWAVMGAVDVAFTEASVGAGVSTVFFLAAVFRTSRRSKD; encoded by the coding sequence ATGATCTGGCAGATCGACCTGGCCGTCTTGATCCTGGTGGTGATCTGCGCCATCGGGGCCCTGGCGGTCAAGGACCTGGTGGGCGCGTCGATACTCTTCGGGGCCTACAGCTTTCTCATGTGCATTCTCTGGGCGGTGATGGGCGCGGTGGACGTGGCCTTTACCGAGGCCTCGGTGGGGGCGGGGGTGAGCACCGTTTTCTTCCTGGCCGCCGTGTTCCGCACCAGCCGAAGGAGCAAGGATTGA
- a CDS encoding Na(+)/H(+) antiporter subunit B has product MKLISLALVVLLGGLFMAATADFPDWGDPASPASLHVSPRYIEKSMEETSVPNIVTSVLADYRGYDTMFETAVVFTAGVACFLLLRRRDPRPGPKRIYRHQATGVIVEMREEPAKEPSGGVFVRIDDDWVPHDLIIMNVCRLLIPFIQLFGLYVIAHGHHSPGGGFQGGVILGASIILLALSWDLRTAMARLGETATGLMSAVGVFIYAGVGALCLALGSNFLDYRALGPLMFVDPVHARSLGIFFVELGVGLAVMATMVLIYKNLASEGLMDQGL; this is encoded by the coding sequence TTGAAGCTGATCTCCCTGGCGCTGGTGGTCCTGTTGGGCGGGCTGTTCATGGCGGCCACGGCCGACTTCCCGGATTGGGGCGATCCCGCCTCGCCGGCCAGCCTGCACGTCTCGCCGCGCTACATCGAGAAAAGCATGGAAGAGACCTCGGTGCCCAACATCGTCACCTCGGTGCTGGCCGACTACCGCGGCTACGACACCATGTTCGAGACCGCGGTGGTGTTCACCGCCGGGGTGGCCTGCTTCCTGCTGCTCCGGCGGCGCGATCCCCGGCCCGGGCCCAAGCGCATCTACCGCCACCAGGCCACCGGGGTCATCGTGGAGATGCGCGAAGAGCCGGCCAAGGAGCCCTCCGGCGGGGTGTTCGTGCGCATAGACGACGACTGGGTGCCCCACGATTTGATCATCATGAACGTGTGCCGTCTGCTCATCCCCTTTATCCAGCTATTCGGGCTCTACGTCATCGCCCACGGTCACCACAGCCCGGGCGGCGGCTTCCAGGGCGGGGTGATCCTGGGGGCCAGCATCATCCTGCTGGCCCTGTCCTGGGATCTGCGCACGGCCATGGCCCGTTTGGGCGAGACCGCCACCGGCCTGATGAGCGCGGTGGGGGTGTTCATCTACGCCGGGGTGGGCGCGCTGTGCCTGGCCCTGGGCTCCAACTTCCTGGACTACAGGGCCCTGGGGCCGCTGATGTTCGTGGACCCGGTGCACGCCCGCAGCCTGGGCATCTTCTTCGTGGAGCTGGGGGTGGGCCTGGCGGTGATGGCCACCATGGTCTTGATCTACAAGAACCTGGCCTCCGAGGGCCTCATGGATCAGGGGTTGTAG
- a CDS encoding cation:proton antiporter subunit C, whose product MDMAQYIPLLLTKYNYWVYITLMMIGLWAMIAKNNLVKKIIGMSIFQTAIILFYVSMGAKYGATIPIIEHGHGAEAAVQAADYINPLPHVLMLTAIVVSVATLGVALALSIRIHRRHRTLEEDGILDQLREP is encoded by the coding sequence GTGGATATGGCGCAATACATTCCGCTCCTGCTGACCAAGTACAACTACTGGGTCTACATAACTCTGATGATGATCGGCCTGTGGGCCATGATCGCCAAGAACAACCTGGTCAAGAAGATCATCGGCATGAGCATCTTCCAGACCGCCATCATCCTGTTCTACGTGTCCATGGGGGCCAAGTACGGGGCCACCATTCCCATCATCGAGCACGGCCACGGGGCCGAGGCGGCGGTCCAGGCGGCGGACTACATCAACCCGCTGCCCCATGTGCTCATGCTGACCGCCATTGTGGTTTCGGTGGCCACCCTGGGGGTGGCCCTGGCCTTGTCCATCCGCATTCATCGCAGACATCGCACCCTGGAGGAGGACGGCATACTCGACCAGCTTAGGGAGCCATGA
- a CDS encoding Na(+)/H(+) antiporter subunit D encodes MISSLPPSLLFLGGAALVPLMPRGIKQAFMLALPLAALYIIWQTPLGASWSFSFLDMQIVLLKLDRLSRVFAYIFLIISVIGFLFALKVEDDLQHSAALCYAGGALGVTLAGDWFSLYVFWEVMAVASTFLILATRTKSARAAAFRYILVHLFGGLLLLAGIVLALGQGQSIAIGALRLEGAAAWLIFLGIALNAAIPPLHPWLKDAYPEATPTGAVFLSAFTTKSAVYIMCRVFAGAEVLIWVGAIMTIFPIFYAVLENDIRRVLSYSLMNQVGYMMCGIGIGTTLAINGTVSHAFCHILYKALLFMAAGSVLTMTGRIRCTDLGGLYKTMPLTAIFCMVGSASISAFPLFSGFVSKSMIVSAAGLQHLTVVWFMLQFASVGVIDHAGIKVPYFTFFGHDSGVRASDPPWNMTWAMGIAAFFCLAIGIFPQPLYSILPFPVDYAPYTGAHVVGQLQLLLFGALAFVLLIYSGYYPAEIRAINLDFDWFYRKGGRAFARLMDWGLNGINAASDRWLVTDFTGAVNRVARRAPTLVAKGVMIPLWRLVGVRGWPLEQKKRALERGMAIGALPVGVGAAAAALMTLIVFVLS; translated from the coding sequence ATGATAAGTAGCCTGCCGCCATCTCTGCTCTTCCTGGGGGGCGCGGCCCTGGTGCCGCTCATGCCCCGTGGCATCAAGCAGGCCTTCATGCTGGCCCTGCCTTTGGCGGCGCTCTACATCATCTGGCAGACGCCCTTGGGCGCGTCCTGGTCCTTCAGCTTTTTGGACATGCAGATCGTCTTGCTGAAGCTGGACCGCCTGAGCCGGGTGTTCGCCTACATCTTCCTGATCATCTCGGTGATCGGCTTCCTGTTCGCGCTCAAGGTCGAGGACGACCTGCAACACAGCGCGGCCCTGTGCTACGCCGGCGGCGCGCTGGGGGTCACCCTGGCGGGCGACTGGTTCAGCCTCTACGTGTTCTGGGAGGTGATGGCCGTGGCCTCCACCTTCCTCATCCTGGCCACCCGCACCAAGTCCGCCCGGGCGGCGGCCTTCCGCTACATCCTGGTGCATCTCTTCGGCGGGCTGCTGCTCTTGGCGGGCATCGTGCTGGCCCTGGGCCAAGGCCAGAGCATCGCCATCGGCGCGCTACGCCTGGAGGGCGCGGCCGCCTGGCTCATCTTCCTGGGCATCGCCCTGAACGCGGCCATCCCGCCCCTGCACCCCTGGCTGAAGGACGCCTACCCCGAGGCCACCCCCACGGGCGCGGTGTTCCTGAGCGCCTTTACCACCAAGAGCGCGGTGTACATCATGTGCCGCGTCTTTGCCGGGGCCGAGGTCCTGATCTGGGTGGGGGCGATCATGACCATCTTCCCCATCTTCTACGCGGTGCTGGAGAACGACATCCGCCGGGTGCTCTCCTACAGCCTGATGAACCAGGTGGGCTACATGATGTGCGGCATCGGCATCGGCACCACCCTGGCCATCAACGGCACGGTGAGCCACGCCTTCTGCCACATCCTCTACAAGGCCCTGCTGTTCATGGCCGCGGGCAGCGTGCTCACCATGACCGGGCGCATCCGCTGCACCGACCTGGGCGGGCTCTACAAGACCATGCCGCTGACCGCCATTTTTTGCATGGTCGGCTCGGCCTCCATCTCCGCCTTCCCGCTGTTCAGCGGCTTTGTCTCCAAGTCCATGATCGTCAGCGCAGCCGGGCTGCAACACCTCACCGTGGTCTGGTTCATGCTCCAGTTCGCCTCGGTGGGGGTTATCGACCACGCGGGCATCAAGGTGCCCTACTTCACCTTCTTCGGCCACGACTCCGGGGTGCGCGCCTCCGACCCGCCCTGGAACATGACCTGGGCCATGGGCATCGCCGCCTTCTTCTGCCTGGCCATCGGCATATTCCCCCAGCCGCTCTACAGCATCCTGCCCTTCCCGGTGGACTACGCCCCCTACACCGGGGCCCACGTGGTGGGTCAGCTCCAGCTGCTCCTGTTTGGCGCCCTGGCCTTCGTGCTGCTCATCTACTCCGGCTACTACCCGGCCGAGATCCGGGCCATCAACCTGGACTTCGACTGGTTCTACCGCAAGGGCGGCCGCGCCTTCGCGCGGCTCATGGATTGGGGGCTAAACGGCATCAACGCGGCCAGCGACCGCTGGCTGGTGACCGACTTCACCGGCGCGGTCAACCGGGTGGCCCGGCGGGCCCCAACCCTGGTGGCCAAGGGGGTGATGATCCCCCTGTGGCGTCTGGTGGGGGTGCGGGGCTGGCCCCTGGAGCAGAAGAAGCGCGCCCTGGAGCGGGGCATGGCCATCGGCGCCCTGCCCGTGGGGGTGGGGGCGGCGGCCGCCGCGCTGATGACCCTGATCGTGTTCGTCCTGTCCTAG
- a CDS encoding cytidylate kinase-like family protein yields the protein MAVLSISRQFGAGGRTLGEMVASELGYHFLHESQLDQMAAKAEKASGGSATQSQYHAQVVELLTSLAPSNFMERWTVAEGEDKAHIERLSKVIQELAETGKVVLLGRGAQFILRYRPDTVRVLLVSELSHRVAFMAMHYQMDEVTAKRLIAEADNKRTRFLNNFYPGEPDESSLYHLVLNTSLISLESATNLVTRLVRRIEDKLKQRAYA from the coding sequence ATGGCCGTGCTGAGCATCTCGCGTCAGTTCGGAGCCGGGGGCAGGACCTTGGGGGAAATGGTGGCCAGCGAGCTGGGCTACCATTTTTTGCATGAATCCCAGCTCGACCAGATGGCGGCCAAGGCCGAAAAAGCCAGCGGCGGCAGCGCCACCCAGAGCCAGTACCACGCCCAGGTGGTGGAGCTACTCACCTCCCTGGCCCCCAGCAATTTCATGGAGCGCTGGACCGTGGCCGAGGGAGAGGACAAGGCCCACATCGAGCGCCTGAGCAAGGTGATCCAGGAGCTGGCCGAGACCGGCAAGGTGGTGCTCCTGGGCCGGGGGGCCCAGTTCATCTTGCGCTATAGGCCGGACACGGTGCGGGTGCTCCTGGTCTCCGAGCTGTCCCACCGGGTGGCCTTCATGGCCATGCACTACCAGATGGACGAGGTCACGGCCAAGCGTCTCATCGCCGAGGCCGACAATAAGCGGACCCGATTCCTGAACAACTTCTATCCCGGCGAGCCGGACGAATCCAGCCTGTACCATCTGGTGCTCAACACCAGCCTGATCAGCCTGGAGAGCGCCACCAATCTGGTGACCCGCCTGGTGCGCCGCATCGAGGACAAGCTCAAACAAAGGGCCTATGCCTGA